A genomic region of Dunckerocampus dactyliophorus isolate RoL2022-P2 chromosome 10, RoL_Ddac_1.1, whole genome shotgun sequence contains the following coding sequences:
- the chst14 gene encoding carbohydrate sulfotransferase 14, giving the protein MAPRGQESVKRSGGVRGGSVLNFRGTASPSSVRRSSAVLPSVLTFLVIVASGGLLVMIEKGMLNGVETPPPRGSSKRLNFIRQTGQHDRAAVDGESQILQEIRNRTIRTMCNQKNMPHNVWSLPLLQRKTLLQHVLVNDEYRFLYCYVPKVACSNWKKVLKVLSGALESVDVSVKMDHKNDLLFLSSMKPEEIRYRLKHYFKFMFVREPMERLLSAYRNKFGEIESYQKKYGVEIIKRYRKGRNNNSLITGDDVTFAEFVRYLLDEDVERMNEHWMPMYNLCQPCALPYDFIGSYEHLESDAEFVLQRIGAPSHVRFPERQSWYKPVTSETLHYYLCSLPQKLLRELLPKYILDFSLFTYPLPNTTTEHCRH; this is encoded by the exons ATGGCTCCTCGTGGACAGGAGTCGGTGAAAAGAAGCGGCGGAGTTCGTGGCGGCTCGGTTCTAAACTTTCGGGGGACGGCGAGCCCGAGCTCGGTTCGTCGCAGCTCCGCTGTGCTGCCGTCGGTGCTGACGTTTCTGGTTATCGTAGCATCCGGAGGCCTGCTGGTAATGATCGAGAAAGGAATGCTCAACGGCGTGGAGACGCCTCCACCCCGGGGGAGCAGCAAAAGGCTGAATTTCATCCGGCAGACGGGGCAACACGACCGTGCTGCTGTGGACGGGGAGTCCCAG ATCCTCCAGGAGATCAGGAACCGCACCATCAGGACCATGTGCAACCAGAAGAACATGCCCCACAATGTGTGGTCCTTGCCACTCCTGCAGAGGAAGACCTTGCTGCAGCACGTGCTGGTGAACGACGAGTACCGCTTCCTCTACTGCTACGTCCCCAAGGTGGCCTGCTCCAACTGGAAAAAAGTCCTCAAGGTCCTGAGCGGGGCGCTGGAGAGCGTGGACGTCAGTGTGAAGATGGACCACAAGAACGACCTGCTTTTTTTGTCGTCCATGAAACCAGAGGAGATCCGCTACCGCCTCAAGCACTACTTCAAGTTCATGTTTGTGCGTGAGCCCATGGAACGCCTGCTGTCCGCCTACAGGAACAAGTTCGGAGAGATCGAGTCCTACCAGAAAAAGTACGGCGTTGAGATCATCAAACGCTACAGGAAGGGCCGCAATAATAACTCGCTGATAACCGGAGATGATGTCACCTTCGCAGAGTTTGTCCGTTACTTGCTGGATGAGGACGTGGAGCGCATGAACGAGCACTGGATGCCCATGTACAACCTGTGCCAGCCTTGCGCCCTCCCCTACGACTTCATCGGCTCCTACGAACACCTGGAAAGTGATGCAGAGTTTGTGCTCCAACGAATTGGGGCTCCCTCGCACGTGCGCTTTCCAGAGAGGCAGTCATGGTACAAGCCCGTCACCTCAGAGACACTACACTATTACCTGTGCAGCCTGCCACAGAAGCTGCTGAGGGAACTCCTTCCAAAGTACATTCTAGACTTCTCCCTCTTCACTTATCCCCTCCCCAACACAACTACTGAGCATTGCCGGCATTAA